A DNA window from Pogona vitticeps strain Pit_001003342236 chromosome 2, PviZW2.1, whole genome shotgun sequence contains the following coding sequences:
- the VHL gene encoding von Hippel-Lindau disease tumor suppressor, which translates to MPQRPGGEDEVAAVEEELSQRLRSVNTREPCQVIFCNRSPRSVSPVWLDFEGKPRPYPTLKPGTGRRMHSYLEHLWLFRDAGTDDSLLVNQAELFVATRNVNGQPIFANITLPVFTLKERCLQVVRTLVKPVDYRKLDIVRSLYEDLEDRPDIGKDLKRLSLERSRRLRNGVSD; encoded by the exons ATGCCTCAGAGGCCCGGAGGGGAGGATGAAGTGGCGGCGGTGGAGGAGGAGCTTTCCCAGCGCCTGCGCTCGGTGAACACGCGAGAGCCCTGCCAGGTTATTTTCTGCAACCGCTCCCCTCGCTCGGTGAGCCCCGTCTGGCTGGACTTCGAGGGGAAGCCGCGCCCTTATCCCACCCTGAAGCCCGGCACGGGCCGCCGCATGCACAGCTACCTAG AACATCTTTGGTTGTTCAGAGATGCTGGAACAGATGATAGTCTTCTTGTTAACCAGGCAGAGCTGTTTGTGGCTACTCGAAATGTGAATGGACAACCTATATTTGCAAATATTACATTACCAG TGTTTACCCTGAAAGAAAGATGTCTTCAAGTTGTCCGTACTTTAGTGAAGCCAGTAGACTACCGGAAATTAGATATTGTCCGGTCTTTATACGAAGACCTAGAAGACCGTCCAGACATTGGGAAGGATCTTAAGCGACTTTCTCTGGAAAGGAGTAGGAGGTTAAGGAATGGAGTCTCTGACTGA